CGGACATTCGGGCTGCGGGAAAACTACAACAGCAAAAGCGATTGCAACGGCTTTAAATAAATGTATTGTTATTATCAATCTCAGCACTTTAATCAATGCCAAAATTGGCGAAACTTCTAAAAATATAAAAACCATTTTTGACAAGGCGATTCGCGAAAAAGCAGTTTTATTTCTGGATGAATTTGATCAAATCGGAAAAAGCCGCGAAAGCGATGATAAAGATGTTGCCGAAATGCGACGCCTGGTAAATACTATTATTCAGTTAATTGATTATTTCCCAACGGATAGTTTATTGATTTGCGCTACCAATTTTTACAACAGTATAGACACCGCTTTACTGAGAAGATTTCAAATTAAATTAAAATTTGAAATGCCCGACGAAATACAATTAAATATGTATTACGATAAACTGCTGGCTGAATTTCCTGTTCATTTACAAGATATGCCTCGTAAATATGATATTTCGTATGCTGAGGCGAAAGATTACATTTATACCACGATGAAAAGACAAATCATTGCCGAATTAGAGTTTAACGAACAGAAAATAAATGCCGATATATAAATAAAAAACGCCTCATTATGAGGCGTTTTTAACAAATTAAATTCTGGTAATTAAGCTTTCGCTTTTCTTTTTACGGTACAGCCAATTTCTTTAGTCTGCGTTATGGCTGGTTTTTGACCTCTTTGTAATGATGCGATTACATCTTCGGCATATTTTACTTTATCCGCTTTAGTTCCTTCCGGATCGTTATCGATTGCTCCAACATATTCTACTACGTTTCCTTTTGCAGATTTAGAAACGATGAAAACATGCGGTGTACGTTTTGCTCCGTATTCGTCTGTAATTTTTTGTCCTGCATCAAATAAATATGGGAAAGGGTAACTTTTTTCTTTTGCCAAATCCTGCATTTTATTAAAAGTATCCGCCGTAGAAGCTTCTGGATCATTTGGATTAATGGCAATTACAGGATATCCCTGCGGTCTGAATTTTTTATCTAAATCGATAATTCTCTGCTCATAACCGACAGCGTAAGGACACGTATTGCAGGTAAAAACAACAATATATCCTTTGGCATTTGGAAAACTTCCAAAAGAAACTTCTTTATTGTCTACATTTTTCAATTTAAAATCCGGTGCAGTATCTCCGGCTTTAAGAGTTGCGCCTGATTGTGCCTGAGATAAAAAGGCAGAAAATGCCAGCATCAGTAATAAGATTATTTTTTTCATGGTTTACAGTTTTTTATATTCAGTTAATAATTGTTCATAGGTAAATTCGCTTTCGACAAACTTTCGTTTATCGTCTTTTATAAAAAGCGTTGCGGGAATACTTCCTGACCAGTTTGGATCGATTCGGTCGATAAATTCCTGCGGACTGCTTTCGTTTAAAAGAAATACTTCGTTTTTCAGGTTTTTTCTTTTTACAAACGGAACT
The sequence above is a segment of the Flavobacterium sp. genome. Coding sequences within it:
- a CDS encoding thioredoxin family protein, translated to MKKIILLLMLAFSAFLSQAQSGATLKAGDTAPDFKLKNVDNKEVSFGSFPNAKGYIVVFTCNTCPYAVGYEQRIIDLDKKFRPQGYPVIAINPNDPEASTADTFNKMQDLAKEKSYPFPYLFDAGQKITDEYGAKRTPHVFIVSKSAKGNVVEYVGAIDNDPEGTKADKVKYAEDVIASLQRGQKPAITQTKEIGCTVKRKAKA
- a CDS encoding ATP-binding protein, producing the protein MNLYELVVNDTEKIALDDLLFSEENKTALIQTIKEHKYIEELKKYNLKVDNKILLHGHSGCGKTTTAKAIATALNKCIVIINLSTLINAKIGETSKNIKTIFDKAIREKAVLFLDEFDQIGKSRESDDKDVAEMRRLVNTIIQLIDYFPTDSLLICATNFYNSIDTALLRRFQIKLKFEMPDEIQLNMYYDKLLAEFPVHLQDMPRKYDISYAEAKDYIYTTMKRQIIAELEFNEQKINADI